In Saccharicrinis fermentans DSM 9555 = JCM 21142, a genomic segment contains:
- a CDS encoding PstS family phosphate ABC transporter substrate-binding protein: MKKTKSISITLLSLILISACSSQSSKNNTINISGAFALYPLVVKWSEEYQKTHPDIRFNISGGGAGKGMADALSGAVDLGMFSREITPSEMEKGVWWVSLCTDAVVPTISKRNPYLDSLKKRGLTKAEFKAIFITKSISSWDALLAKPSQHEISVYTRSDACGAAETWAKYLGTHQENIKGIGIYGDPGLAEAVSKDPAGIAFNNTIFAYNINTGKKQPGIELIPIDINENGKIDAEEDCYNTFCDILQAIANGIYPAPPARQLYFVANGKPPEKTTCDFIKWTLTEGQAYVKEAGYVPMSDILVKQSLKKLNAQ; encoded by the coding sequence ATGAAAAAGACAAAGTCAATATCAATTACACTATTATCACTTATCTTGATAAGCGCATGCTCATCCCAATCAAGCAAAAACAACACCATAAATATTTCCGGTGCTTTTGCCTTATACCCCTTGGTTGTAAAATGGTCAGAAGAATACCAAAAGACCCATCCTGATATCCGTTTTAATATTTCTGGTGGAGGAGCTGGCAAAGGCATGGCCGATGCACTGTCCGGAGCTGTAGATCTGGGTATGTTTTCTCGTGAGATTACACCCTCCGAAATGGAGAAGGGGGTATGGTGGGTAAGTCTATGCACTGACGCAGTGGTACCAACCATCAGCAAACGTAACCCATACCTTGATTCATTGAAGAAAAGAGGCCTTACCAAAGCTGAGTTTAAAGCCATATTTATTACCAAATCCATCTCTTCGTGGGATGCATTGTTGGCAAAACCCTCGCAACATGAAATCTCAGTTTATACACGATCCGATGCTTGCGGTGCTGCCGAAACATGGGCAAAATACCTGGGCACACATCAAGAAAACATAAAGGGGATCGGAATCTATGGAGATCCGGGATTAGCCGAAGCCGTAAGTAAGGATCCTGCTGGCATCGCATTTAACAATACTATTTTCGCCTATAATATAAATACAGGCAAAAAACAACCAGGAATTGAACTCATCCCCATTGACATCAATGAAAATGGAAAAATAGATGCTGAAGAAGACTGCTACAACACATTCTGCGATATACTACAGGCCATTGCCAATGGCATTTACCCTGCACCTCCAGCACGCCAACTTTACTTTGTAGCAAATGGAAAACCACCCGAAAAGACAACCTGCGACTTCATTAAATGGACACTTACCGAAGGACAGGCTTATGTAAAAGAAGCCGGCTATGTTCCCATGAGCGATATCCTCGTTAAACAATCCCTTAAAAAACTGAATGCCCAATAA
- a CDS encoding PstC family ABC transporter permease — protein MHPVIDILAGLPSVIYGMWGILVIVPFISNHLAPLLGIKSSGYTILAGGIVLAVMCIPYILNMLIEVFNTIPTGLKEASLSLGATYWEMVKHVVIRKGIPGIISAFGLGIAKAFGETMAVMMVVGNLIQTKPHLFDAGYPLPALIANNYGEMLSIPLYDSALMFAALLLFTIILIINLIFRYFIYKTNKYE, from the coding sequence ATGCACCCTGTAATTGATATACTGGCAGGGTTACCATCTGTCATATATGGCATGTGGGGCATCTTAGTTATCGTTCCTTTCATATCCAACCATTTGGCGCCTCTTTTAGGTATTAAGTCTTCGGGCTACACCATACTGGCTGGAGGGATTGTACTGGCTGTCATGTGCATACCGTACATATTGAACATGCTTATTGAGGTATTCAACACCATTCCAACAGGATTAAAAGAAGCTTCTCTTTCGCTGGGAGCCACCTATTGGGAGATGGTAAAACATGTGGTAATACGAAAGGGAATTCCTGGTATCATCTCGGCATTTGGACTGGGGATTGCCAAAGCTTTTGGCGAAACAATGGCGGTGATGATGGTGGTTGGAAACCTTATTCAAACAAAACCTCACTTATTCGATGCAGGATACCCCCTACCTGCCCTTATCGCCAACAATTATGGTGAAATGTTATCCATTCCATTGTATGACTCCGCATTAATGTTTGCGGCACTCCTACTCTTTACCATCATACTTATAATCAACCTTATTTTTAGGTATTTCATTTACAAAACCAACAAATATGAATAA
- the pstA gene encoding phosphate ABC transporter permease PstA produces the protein MNNRKQFEEKIVRLLSGLATLSLVTTLIFIIVIIFMKGLHALSWTMLFMTPRGGYYYGGEGGVLNALIGSLYISFGATILATIMGVPSALYINVYLSRYKKTQNIIRYVLDALWGVPSIVYGAFGFALMLLIGINASLLAGIITVALLITPIVVRTFDEALCNIPKGLYEASLALGSTRSETAFKVIFKQGFPGFITALLLAFGRGIGDAASVIFTAGYTDLIPIHLDEPAATLPLSIFFQLGSPILEVRERAYAAAIILTLIILTISLTARYLSKAHTKTNIK, from the coding sequence ATGAATAACCGAAAACAATTTGAAGAAAAGATCGTACGCCTGCTATCAGGACTTGCAACACTTTCGCTTGTTACAACACTCATTTTTATTATAGTTATCATTTTTATGAAAGGGCTTCATGCCTTGTCATGGACCATGCTTTTCATGACACCCCGTGGTGGATATTACTACGGTGGTGAGGGTGGGGTTTTAAACGCCCTCATTGGTTCCTTATATATTTCTTTTGGAGCAACCATCCTCGCAACCATCATGGGGGTTCCATCTGCATTATATATCAACGTTTATTTATCCCGATATAAGAAAACGCAAAATATCATACGCTATGTATTAGATGCGCTTTGGGGTGTTCCATCTATCGTATATGGAGCCTTTGGTTTTGCCCTCATGTTGTTGATTGGCATAAATGCCTCACTACTGGCCGGAATCATAACCGTTGCTCTCCTGATCACTCCCATCGTTGTAAGAACCTTTGATGAGGCACTATGTAATATCCCCAAAGGCTTGTACGAAGCTTCTTTGGCATTGGGTTCTACCAGAAGCGAAACGGCATTTAAAGTCATTTTTAAACAAGGATTTCCTGGTTTTATTACAGCCTTATTATTGGCTTTTGGACGTGGCATAGGTGATGCTGCTTCAGTAATTTTTACGGCGGGATATACCGACCTTATTCCTATTCATCTGGATGAGCCCGCCGCTACCTTGCCCTTATCCATATTCTTTCAGCTAGGATCTCCTATTTTGGAAGTCCGGGAGCGTGCTTATGCAGCTGCCATTATACTCACATTAATTATTTTAACAATAAGCCTTACTGCCAGATACCTATCAAAAGCACATACTAAAACCAACATAAAATAA
- a CDS encoding phosphate ABC transporter ATP-binding protein, which produces MTTYTIKEEMMNLDQKTLINSGNTFPESDSILQIKNLNVWAADHHILKNINLKIPKNKITVLLGPSGCGKTTLLKSMNKLTDINKELKVMGHIFIEKDDILNTNKNVPSIRQKMGLLGQRPYPLPMSIYKNVAYGIKLKGIRDKKLIDYYIEKHLKEVGLWEEVKDRLNCSPTSLSIGQQQRLCLARGLAVKPRIILADEPTSALDPISSKTIEELFRKLKKHYTIVLVTHVLRQAIRLADNVVFMSDGKIIEHGHPEKVFNIPQSKQLKEYMVDGN; this is translated from the coding sequence ATGACTACTTACACGATTAAAGAAGAAATGATGAATCTAGATCAAAAAACTCTAATCAACAGTGGAAATACTTTCCCCGAAAGTGATTCAATACTTCAAATAAAAAACTTGAATGTATGGGCTGCTGATCACCATATACTAAAAAATATAAATCTAAAAATACCTAAGAATAAAATAACAGTGCTACTTGGACCTTCCGGCTGTGGAAAAACAACACTACTCAAAAGCATGAACAAACTAACAGACATCAATAAAGAACTAAAAGTAATGGGGCATATTTTTATAGAAAAAGATGACATCTTAAATACCAACAAGAATGTTCCTTCTATTCGCCAAAAAATGGGATTATTGGGTCAACGCCCCTACCCGCTGCCCATGTCCATATACAAGAATGTAGCCTACGGAATTAAACTCAAAGGTATCCGGGACAAAAAACTGATAGACTATTACATTGAAAAACACCTAAAAGAAGTGGGCCTATGGGAAGAAGTAAAAGACAGACTTAACTGTTCGCCTACTAGTCTTTCCATTGGACAGCAACAACGTTTATGTCTGGCACGCGGTTTGGCGGTAAAACCGCGAATTATCTTAGCAGATGAACCCACCTCTGCACTTGATCCTATTTCGAGCAAAACAATAGAAGAGCTATTTAGGAAACTAAAAAAGCATTACACCATTGTCCTTGTAACTCATGTATTGCGACAAGCAATACGCCTAGCTGATAATGTGGTATTTATGTCAGATGGTAAAATCATAGAACATGGTCATCCTGAAAAAGTATTTAACATTCCCCAATCCAAACAACTAAAAGAATATATGGTGGATGGAAACTAG
- a CDS encoding alginate export family protein, which translates to MRLLKLLFFGEIFVLPILLSAQTNKLQLSAEFRSRIILDHGYQSPQMKNHSTTFYSTQRTRFNTLFINTKIQTYLSIQDIRIWGDDDNFSSNGSYGNTQSLCLHQGWVKLTLMKSLSLKVGRQIFSYDDQRILSARNWNNYQVTYDAVLAEYKKNQHRVHLAFSYNANHKSDQTYPAKLFKTYSFIHYKHNADALSLSGIAVITGNTLTDTTEQVYYRATYGANMKYKNPQRNIRLSAYYQHKLNNHANPLSAFCVSAYAAHKITRKTILGIGYDLISGDNSSTSTNQQFDLLYGRRHGWYGYMDYFSTTPQQGLQDILARATYNTDKKTNISLHYHYFLLATHMHNNIHKKINKRLGQELDFHLKYKIQDATTLEFGYSLFSPTNTLKQLKTIHEEKIKTPHFCYIMCTIKPSIWIQH; encoded by the coding sequence ATGCGACTGTTAAAACTACTATTTTTCGGAGAGATATTTGTTTTGCCCATACTCCTGTCGGCCCAAACAAATAAATTACAATTAAGTGCTGAGTTCCGTTCCCGAATCATTCTGGACCATGGATACCAATCGCCCCAAATGAAAAACCACAGTACCACCTTCTACTCAACGCAACGAACCAGATTTAACACCCTGTTTATTAATACAAAAATTCAGACTTACTTATCCATACAAGATATAAGAATATGGGGTGATGATGACAACTTCAGTAGCAACGGTAGTTACGGAAACACTCAAAGCCTATGTTTACATCAAGGCTGGGTAAAACTTACACTTATGAAATCTTTATCTTTAAAAGTAGGAAGGCAAATTTTTTCCTACGATGACCAACGAATTTTGTCTGCCAGAAATTGGAACAATTATCAGGTCACATACGATGCCGTCCTTGCTGAATATAAAAAGAACCAACACAGAGTACACCTAGCATTTAGTTATAATGCGAATCACAAAAGTGACCAGACCTACCCCGCAAAGCTATTCAAAACTTACAGTTTCATTCACTACAAACATAATGCAGACGCGCTATCGTTATCGGGCATTGCAGTCATAACCGGAAACACGCTGACAGACACAACAGAGCAGGTTTACTATAGAGCAACATATGGCGCAAATATGAAATACAAAAACCCACAAAGAAACATACGCCTATCGGCCTATTACCAACATAAGCTAAACAATCATGCAAACCCTCTCTCGGCCTTTTGTGTTTCGGCATATGCAGCCCATAAAATAACCAGGAAAACAATACTAGGTATAGGCTATGATTTAATTTCAGGTGATAACAGCTCCACATCAACCAATCAGCAGTTCGACCTTTTATACGGTCGCAGACATGGTTGGTATGGATATATGGACTACTTCAGTACAACACCACAGCAAGGACTGCAGGACATATTGGCAAGAGCGACCTATAATACGGACAAAAAAACAAATATCTCACTTCATTATCATTACTTTCTACTGGCAACCCATATGCACAATAATATTCACAAAAAGATAAACAAACGACTTGGTCAAGAGCTTGATTTTCATTTAAAGTATAAAATTCAGGATGCCACTACACTGGAATTTGGCTATTCGTTATTCAGCCCCACAAACACTTTGAAGCAACTCAAAACAATACATGAAGAGAAAATTAAAACGCCCCATTTCTGCTATATAATGTGCACGATCAAGCCCTCCATATGGATTCAGCACTAA
- the menB gene encoding 1,4-dihydroxy-2-naphthoyl-CoA synthase encodes MSKYSWETIKEYTDIKFDFFEGIAKVTINRPEVYNAFRPETNMEMLDAFEICRERQDINVVVLTGTGDKAFCSGGDQKVKGIGGYIDQEGVPRLNVLDLHKKIRSLPKPVIAMVNGYAIGGGHVLHVVCDLTIASENARFGQTGPKVGSFDAGFGSSYLARQVGQKKAREIWFLCEQYTAEEAEKMGMVNKVVPFDMLEETTVQWCRTIMKRSPLALRMIKRGLNAELDGQHGIMEMAGDATLMYYLMEEAQEGKNAFLEKRDPDFGQFPKFP; translated from the coding sequence ATGAGCAAATATAGTTGGGAAACCATAAAAGAGTATACCGACATTAAATTTGATTTTTTTGAAGGGATAGCCAAAGTAACCATAAACCGTCCGGAAGTATACAACGCCTTTCGTCCGGAAACGAACATGGAGATGTTGGATGCCTTTGAAATATGCCGTGAGCGTCAGGATATTAATGTAGTGGTATTAACCGGAACTGGCGATAAAGCATTCTGTTCTGGTGGAGATCAAAAAGTAAAAGGAATAGGGGGATATATTGATCAGGAAGGTGTTCCTCGTTTAAATGTATTGGATCTGCATAAAAAAATTCGTTCGCTACCTAAACCTGTTATCGCCATGGTTAATGGTTATGCTATTGGAGGCGGGCATGTGTTACATGTGGTGTGCGACCTGACGATTGCATCTGAGAATGCTCGCTTTGGACAAACAGGACCAAAGGTGGGGAGTTTTGATGCCGGTTTTGGTTCGTCTTACTTGGCGCGTCAGGTAGGACAAAAGAAAGCACGTGAGATATGGTTCTTATGTGAACAATATACGGCTGAGGAAGCTGAAAAAATGGGTATGGTAAATAAGGTGGTGCCCTTTGATATGTTAGAAGAAACTACTGTTCAGTGGTGTAGAACCATCATGAAGCGTAGTCCCTTGGCATTGAGGATGATTAAGCGAGGATTAAATGCTGAGCTGGACGGACAGCACGGCATCATGGAGATGGCAGGTGATGCTACTTTGATGTATTATCTGATGGAGGAAGCGCAAGAGGGTAAAAATGCCTTTTTAGAGAAGAGAGATCCGGATTTTGGACAGTTTCCTAAATTTCCGTAA